Proteins found in one Candidatus Poribacteria bacterium genomic segment:
- the cas1 gene encoding CRISPR-associated endonuclease Cas1, whose product MAVVYVVEQGSVVRKEGGRIVVEKSGEKLLSVPLIHVDRMLIFGNVHLTAPAVAALMETGVDVAFLSMRGRLRGMLSSLSSKNVFLRMAQHDRWRDPAFRIRTAKAILKAKIFNQRQLLQRYARNHPELDLSQAMDEVGRALRQIEEIDERGEARSAIGSLMGIEGKASGAYFGGFGRMLRAEMGFETRQRRPAPDPINSLLSLGYTMLTNEIASLLEAHSFDPLFGFLHSVRYGRKSLALDLVEEFRQPVVDRFVLRTINLRIFKEEDFRRHSDGGIYLTEDGLRRFFDRYEEYIEEGISVKGRKMSFRKLFDDQVLELERAIMDNDTYRPFTIQL is encoded by the coding sequence ATGGCGGTCGTCTACGTGGTCGAGCAGGGATCGGTCGTCAGAAAGGAGGGTGGAAGGATAGTCGTCGAAAAATCTGGCGAAAAGCTCCTGTCAGTGCCCCTGATACATGTGGATAGGATGTTGATCTTCGGAAACGTCCATCTGACCGCCCCGGCGGTGGCCGCCTTGATGGAGACCGGCGTCGACGTGGCCTTCCTCTCCATGAGGGGAAGGCTGCGCGGGATGCTCAGCTCTCTCAGCTCGAAGAACGTCTTTCTGAGGATGGCCCAGCATGACAGATGGCGCGATCCGGCTTTCAGGATCAGAACCGCAAAGGCGATCCTGAAGGCTAAAATCTTCAACCAGAGACAGCTTCTGCAACGATATGCCAGAAACCATCCGGAGCTCGATCTATCCCAGGCGATGGATGAGGTTGGCAGGGCGTTGAGACAGATCGAGGAGATCGATGAGAGGGGAGAGGCACGATCGGCTATAGGGAGTTTGATGGGTATAGAGGGGAAGGCCAGCGGGGCTTATTTCGGCGGGTTCGGCAGGATGCTCAGGGCCGAGATGGGCTTTGAAACCCGACAGCGCCGTCCTGCCCCAGATCCCATAAACAGCCTGTTGAGCCTGGGATATACGATGCTGACCAACGAGATCGCCTCGCTGCTGGAGGCGCATTCATTCGACCCCCTCTTCGGATTCCTCCATTCCGTCAGATATGGACGAAAGTCGCTCGCCCTGGACCTCGTCGAGGAGTTCCGTCAGCCGGTGGTGGATAGATTCGTGTTGAGAACGATCAACCTGAGGATATTCAAGGAGGAGGACTTCCGGAGACACTCCGATGGGGGGATCTATCTGACAGAGGATGGCCTGAGACGATTTTTCGACCGATATGAGGAATATATCGAAGAGGGGATATCGGTGAAGGGGAGGAAGATGAGCTTCAGAAAGCTCTTCGACGACCAGGTTCTGGAGCTGGAACGGGCGATAATGGATAACGACACCTACAGACCCTTCACGATTCAGCTTTGA
- the ltrA gene encoding group II intron reverse transcriptase/maturase yields the protein MIRISTLWDQLTDISTLREAWMKVSQNRGAPGMDGVSVEDFERNAEENLAQIQRELISRTYSHSPVRKFKLSSVDGSEREIAIPTIKDRIVQVALHKVLSPVFEPTFLECSFAYRPHKGALKAVRIVQELIQAGYHWVLRTDIDDFFDTIDHKILMQMVNERVNEPEISNLIETMLKVEVFDNMSFRECEIGVLQGSGLSPLLANIYLTPFDRYITQRGYEMVRYADDIALFGRDEDEVRRALEDIEEMLEGLKLTLNEDKTHIYNVEEEGFVFLGYQFDSTGRRASQKASEILKLKLQSLHEEIKAMPPMRQLQQILVSIRGWRNYYGLTPWFDPISLPMLAALLTSAVETGDRRPISDLAKARLNMRDQSPQMNLYLAELWIRADRREMALIELVSPLHDEETEGKAVELLRKLLSEEKAGITEEMLSRIRETLIGWQDDMMPSKLEELSFDLAEMGFYRLAREMNRLGEGIKGETQPAIETALPESSKLTASAQVKVEPSEEDLEMMLEIFSGREGVFAVEGIDSMGVRVFRRIDRQIRTSDLKEHIRGGKTVGVYLLRLNNTVSFAAVDVDIGRKYLFRADDQEKEELLQRTHQDALRIAAAAEKLGVKCYIEDSGYKGRHCWFFFLEPVKGEIAKEFLQRITEQAGKPSPSIGWELFPQQTRVKENQFGQLIKLPLGIHSKSGRRCLFLDEAGLPYEDQMELLKNIEPIPLEKVNRILNVGTTVEPFGGDESWIAEMFPDMPLTIKVVSGCNVLKFLCRKSKETNWLQHHERLLILRTLGHLGEEGKKAIHAVMSHTLNYSERITDKFISRLEPYPLSCARIRGNYPELTANLRCNCRFRLPPGGYPSPILHALRVDQVPAMKDKMERIEREEEERSERRELKEQATSLVQKLSELRKHLRGIQSSIRKCEDELEELFKKHNVEEVELELGMLRMVRDGDKVKWVIEV from the coding sequence AGGAAGTTCAAGCTCAGCTCGGTGGACGGATCGGAACGTGAGATCGCCATACCGACGATCAAGGACAGGATCGTGCAGGTCGCCCTGCATAAGGTGCTCTCTCCCGTCTTTGAGCCCACCTTTCTGGAGTGCAGCTTCGCATACCGACCTCATAAGGGCGCCCTCAAAGCCGTGCGTATCGTCCAGGAGCTCATCCAGGCCGGGTATCACTGGGTGCTGAGGACCGATATAGACGACTTCTTCGATACCATAGACCATAAGATACTGATGCAGATGGTTAACGAGAGGGTGAACGAGCCGGAGATATCGAACCTGATCGAGACGATGCTGAAAGTGGAGGTTTTCGATAACATGAGCTTTCGCGAGTGTGAGATAGGGGTCTTACAGGGAAGCGGCCTGTCGCCGCTGCTGGCGAATATCTATCTCACGCCGTTCGATAGATACATCACACAACGTGGATACGAGATGGTCCGATACGCCGACGATATAGCCCTCTTCGGCCGAGATGAGGATGAGGTGAGACGAGCTCTTGAGGATATAGAGGAGATGCTGGAAGGACTCAAGTTGACCCTGAACGAGGATAAGACGCATATCTACAACGTAGAGGAGGAAGGGTTCGTCTTTCTGGGATACCAGTTCGATTCAACCGGCAGGCGTGCCAGTCAAAAAGCCTCTGAGATACTTAAACTGAAGCTCCAGTCCCTCCACGAGGAGATCAAGGCGATGCCGCCGATGAGACAGCTCCAGCAGATTCTGGTCTCCATCCGCGGATGGCGTAACTACTACGGCCTAACCCCGTGGTTCGATCCGATCAGCCTCCCCATGCTTGCCGCCCTGCTGACATCGGCGGTCGAAACGGGAGATAGACGCCCCATCTCAGATCTCGCCAAAGCAAGGCTCAACATGCGGGATCAATCGCCGCAGATGAACCTCTATCTGGCGGAGCTCTGGATCCGGGCCGATAGAAGGGAGATGGCCCTCATCGAACTGGTATCCCCTCTGCATGATGAGGAGACCGAAGGGAAAGCCGTGGAGCTCCTAAGGAAACTACTCTCAGAGGAGAAGGCGGGGATTACCGAGGAGATGCTGAGTAGGATCAGGGAAACCCTCATCGGCTGGCAGGATGATATGATGCCCTCAAAGCTAGAAGAGCTCTCCTTCGATCTGGCGGAGATGGGATTTTACAGGCTGGCCAGAGAGATGAACCGGCTGGGCGAAGGGATAAAAGGTGAAACGCAGCCCGCTATCGAAACAGCGCTCCCCGAAAGCTCAAAACTGACCGCATCAGCCCAGGTTAAGGTGGAGCCATCGGAAGAGGATCTGGAGATGATGCTGGAGATCTTCTCCGGAAGGGAAGGTGTCTTCGCCGTCGAGGGGATAGATTCGATGGGGGTGAGGGTTTTCAGGAGGATCGATAGGCAGATCCGGACATCAGATCTCAAGGAACATATCCGGGGAGGAAAAACGGTCGGGGTGTATCTGCTGAGGTTGAACAACACCGTCTCTTTTGCAGCCGTGGATGTGGATATAGGTAGGAAATACCTGTTCAGAGCGGATGATCAGGAAAAGGAAGAGCTACTGCAAAGGACTCACCAGGATGCCCTCAGGATAGCCGCCGCGGCCGAAAAGCTGGGCGTCAAATGCTATATCGAGGATAGCGGTTACAAGGGCAGACATTGCTGGTTCTTCTTCCTGGAGCCGGTCAAGGGCGAGATCGCTAAGGAGTTCCTGCAGAGGATAACCGAACAGGCAGGGAAACCCTCTCCTTCCATAGGATGGGAGCTTTTCCCGCAGCAGACCAGGGTTAAGGAGAACCAGTTCGGCCAGCTCATAAAACTCCCACTTGGGATCCACTCCAAATCGGGCAGGAGATGCCTTTTCCTCGACGAGGCTGGGCTGCCATATGAGGATCAGATGGAGCTGCTCAAAAACATCGAGCCCATACCGCTGGAGAAGGTCAACCGGATACTCAACGTTGGAACAACGGTTGAGCCGTTCGGCGGAGATGAGTCGTGGATCGCCGAGATGTTCCCCGATATGCCGCTCACGATCAAGGTGGTATCGGGATGCAACGTGCTGAAGTTCCTCTGTAGGAAGTCCAAGGAGACGAACTGGCTCCAACATCACGAACGGCTCCTCATACTCAGAACGCTGGGACACCTTGGAGAGGAGGGCAAAAAGGCGATCCACGCCGTCATGAGCCACACCCTCAACTACAGCGAGAGGATAACGGACAAATTCATCTCCAGGCTCGAGCCGTATCCGTTGAGCTGTGCCAGGATCAGGGGGAACTACCCTGAGCTGACCGCCAATCTGAGATGTAACTGCAGGTTCAGATTGCCCCCAGGTGGATATCCCAGCCCCATACTCCACGCCCTGAGGGTGGATCAGGTGCCGGCGATGAAGGATAAGATGGAGAGGATCGAGAGGGAAGAGGAGGAGAGATCAGAAAGGAGGGAGCTTAAAGAACAGGCCACCTCGCTGGTGCAGAAGCTCTCAGAGCTTAGAAAACACCTGCGCGGGATACAATCCAGCATCCGTAAATGCGAGGACGAGCTGGAGGAACTTTTCAAAAAACATAACGTGGAGGAGGTGGAGCTGGAGCTGGGCATGTTGAGGATGGTCAGAGATGGGGATAAGGTGAAATGGGTTATAGAGGTGTGA